The genomic window AAAAGACATTATACTGATCGGAAACCCCGGGACTGGGAAGACTTTTTTATCCAAGTGCTTTGCGTATGCTGCCACTCAGAATGGAATAAAAACCCTTTTTACAACCGCCATGGACATGATCAATCAGCTGGTGGCAGCTGAAAATGATCACACCATGCTCAAAAAGCTTCAATTTTATCAATCACAGGAACTTTTAGTCTGTGACGAAATCGGTTACCTTCCGCTGGGCAGACAGGGATCAAACCTGTTTTTCCAGGTCATCAGCGGCCGGCATGGGAAAAGGTCCACCATCATAACGACCAACCTGCCGTTTGCCCGCTGGGGAGACATCTTTGACGGAACCACTGTTGCCACAGCGATTGCCGACCGCCTCGTCTACAACTCTGAGATTCTTATAATGGAAGGGGACAGTTATCGAAAAAGGTAATCATCGGCACAAACTGAAAATATAGGCAGGCTTTTACTCAGGCCTGAACACACGCTCTTTTGAATCTGGTTTGAGCCGGACACGGACAGGTGTGTCTATCGTAGGGGGTGGCTGGTTTTTGAACGGTGATTTCGGCTGATTTTTATCCCGCTGTTTCCACCTGCCAATTTCAGAATGGGATCAAATGTAAAAACCGTCTCTTATATTTTCCGCAAAAATACTGACACGCTTATGATCAATATTTTCTCTTGGATAGATAGACGCATCCAGTGTGACATCTGAGATGGCGATCTTGGTGCTGACATTTTCGCGATCAGTCATTTAAATTCACCTTAATAAATTAAGTGTTTATTTTTTCTCATAGACATTTTCAGGTTCACGGTTGAAAAATTTTTTTTACGGGAACTTTACGTGACCAGAATATTTTTTTCAAGCTGTCACTGGATATTTGCCATAAGGCTGTGGTATGAGTTTTGCTCTATGTGAAGGACGAGGGCATCGGTATGACACCGGACCAGGTGAAACAGGTTTTTGACAAGTTCTGGCGGGCTGATGCGTCCAACAAGGCCATAGAAGGAACTGGTTTGGGAATGAGCATCGTGAAATACATTGTCGAGGCCCATGGCGGAACAGTTGCGGTGGAGAGTGCATATGGCAAAGGAACCACAGTGACAGTGGAATTGCCTGTGAATTGAATATTAAATCCAAGGAAAGGCGGGGCAAGGGTGAGGTTTTCCTCTCTGGACTTCCCGGGTCGATTGAGATATATAATTACTGATTGATCCGATATGACCATGCCGACAACCCCCCTGGCGGACAACGACTCCTATAATTTTTTCCCTGCACTGGATGATCTGCTGGCCACGGGTCCCGCCCGCACCAATGTGATGGACATGCAGATCCTGCTGATTTCCGGATCAATCGCCCGGGTTTTTAATTGACAGGTTTATCATGCATTGATTACAATGAATGCATGATTATCTCTTAGTTTAACAACAAAACCGGGAGGCATTTCTAAAATGGCCAGTTTGACGTTAAGAAACATAGATGAATCCCTTAAGGGAAAACTACGCATTATGGCTGCCGCAAATAACCGATCGATGGAAGAAGAAGCAAGACAGATTCTCAGGAAACATTTATTGGAAGAGCGTTGCGCCAAAGGCATTGGCACACGTATCTCCAAACGGTTTTCCGAATTGGGTGGTATTGAATTGCCGCTATCGCAAAGATCTTATCCGCGCAGTACAACTTTGTCTGAATTGGAAAATACCTTGTGATCCTTTTGGATACCAATATCATATCTGAATTGATGCGGCCCATGCCCAATTCCAAAGTGGTTTTCTGGCTTGATGATCAGCCAGAAACCGACATTTGGATAAGTGTAGAAGACGCTCAAATTGCGGCGATTGCCCTTACTGCCGATCTGACGTTGGCTACGCGCAATGTCAAAGATTTTTTCGAGATTGACAAGTTACAAATTATCAATCCTTGGGAAATGTAAAAACAGAATCGGAAATTTTGATCATCCACCCTTTTTTTACTTGGGTGGGAGACTCTCCACCACTTTTTTCAGATGGATGAAATGGGCTTCGGCCAGTTCGATAAGTTCTTCGAGCCGCTCGACCTCATCGGTGAGATCCACGGATTTTCCCAGCTTGGCCATCTGCGGTTTCAAAC from Desulfotignum phosphitoxidans DSM 13687 includes these protein-coding regions:
- a CDS encoding MOFRL family protein — its product is MTMPTTPLADNDSYNFFPALDDLLATGPARTNVMDMQILLISGSIARVFN
- a CDS encoding FitA-like ribbon-helix-helix domain-containing protein, with amino-acid sequence MASLTLRNIDESLKGKLRIMAAANNRSMEEEARQILRKHLLEERCAKGIGTRISKRFSELGGIELPLSQRSYPRSTTLSELENTL
- a CDS encoding ATP-binding protein, giving the protein KDIILIGNPGTGKTFLSKCFAYAATQNGIKTLFTTAMDMINQLVAAENDHTMLKKLQFYQSQELLVCDEIGYLPLGRQGSNLFFQVISGRHGKRSTIITTNLPFARWGDIFDGTTVATAIADRLVYNSEILIMEGDSYRKR
- a CDS encoding ATP-binding protein — encoded protein: MKDEGIGMTPDQVKQVFDKFWRADASNKAIEGTGLGMSIVKYIVEAHGGTVAVESAYGKGTTVTVELPVN
- a CDS encoding PIN domain-containing protein — its product is MILLDTNIISELMRPMPNSKVVFWLDDQPETDIWISVEDAQIAAIALTADLTLATRNVKDFFEIDKLQIINPWEM